In Ascaphus truei isolate aAscTru1 chromosome 5, aAscTru1.hap1, whole genome shotgun sequence, one genomic interval encodes:
- the LOC142494587 gene encoding uncharacterized protein LOC142494587 — translation MWDTIVIGVNACGNSVRDKYHCRKRFDDIRSKLKKKIQDQRVHATGTGGGPTPQRLILTPLEELLRPKLLTVVVEGLAGDRDIGIYPSQFPAVAPGGHVSPEMEQVSSPGSASSTLLEEHHGDEDDEYDEDDATEETEIQSCDHEEVPIETVVPPNRPSTSTYDAIVASEGKIVDAENRRHSDMMTVLERMIGLQEETVSQLAHLHRVFIEVPKQLQKINTSFEALVVQQTQANYWRMTNVPQFNTSQPGSVHAGQFSPHSSDIHSPGPNVTGQVADIAVQVPDDILPLPSVQIQQQTPTKEATKTKQDTHETDQPSLVQCLPTCSHVSLGTSPLREQSLPKSPVGESLPKSPVGESLPKSPVGESLPKSPVGESLPKSPVGESLPKSPVGESLATSPVGEQSLATSPAREVPEATQSGSVVPKVGGKRKRKIQETTSRPVTRSQKEQKK, via the exons atgtgggacacaatagtcattggtgtcaatgcctgtgggaatagtgtcagggacaagtatcattgtcggaaaagatttgatgatattaggtccaaattgaaaaagaaaatacaagaccaacgcgtgcatgctactggcactggaggtgggcccacaccacaacgtctcatattgactccattggaggagctgcttcggccaaaattacttaccgtcgtcgtggaaggcttggctggtgaccgtgacattggaatttatccgtcacaatttccagcag ttgcccctggaggacatgtgtcacctgagatggaacaagtgtcttcacctgggtcagccagctcaacactactagaag aacatcatggtgatgaggatgatgagtatgatgaggatgacgccacagaagagactgaaatacaatcatgtgaccatgaagaggtgccaatagaaactgttgtaccgccaaatcgtccatcaacttccacatacgatgcaattgtagcttcagagggaaaaatagtggacgcagaaaatcgtcgccattcagacatgatgacagtgctggaaaggatgattggactgcaggaagaaacagtatcacaattggcacatctccacagagtcttcattgaagtgcctaaacagttgcaaaaaatcaacacctcattcgaagcattagttgttcagcaaacacaagctaattactggagaatgactaatgtaccacaattcaacacctcccagccaggatctgttcatgcaggtcagttttcaccacattcatctgatattcattcaccaggcccaaatgttaccggtcaagtagcagacattgctgtgcaggttcctgatgacatcctaccgctgccatctgtacaaattcagcagcagacacctacaaaggaggcgacaaaaacaaaacaagacacacatgaaacagaccaaccatcacttgtgcagtgtctaccaacttgctcacatgtgtcactgggcacaagccctctccgtgaacagtcactacccaaaagccctgtaggtgagtcgctgcccaaaagccctgtaggtgagtcgctgcccaaaagccctgtaggtgaatcgctgcccaaaagccctgtaggtgaatcgctgcccaaaagccctgtaggtgaatcactgcccaaaagccctgtaggtgagtcactggccacaagccccgtaggtgaacagtcactggccacaagccctgcccgtgaagtgccagaggccactcaaagtggctctgttgtgcctaaagttggtggcaaaagaaaaaggaaaattcaagagacaacaagcaggcctgttactcgctcgcaaaaggaacaaaaaaaataa